From the Desulfobacterales bacterium genome, the window GACATCTCCGTCCGGTCGTGTCCCTTGCCGTCAACCGTGTCCCGTGCCGCCATCACTTGCCGCCCGCCTCGACCTCTGCCACCTTGGCCCGCATCCGGGTGATCAGTCCGTCAAAGCCCTCCTTCTTTATGATGCTGGAGAAATCCTGGCGATAGTTGGCAACCAGGCTGACGTTCTCAATCTTCATGTCAAAGACCAGCCACTCATCACCGTTTTTGAACAGTTTATAGGTGATCGGGATCGCAATTCCCTTGTCGATCAGGCTGGTGTAAATCAGGGCCCGGTCGCCCTTGACCCGCTGTTTTTTAAAGACTACCTCCTGGCCGGTGTAATTATCGATCTTACCGATGTAGCGCTGCTTGACCAGCCGGGCGAACAGGTTTTTGAACCGCTGCCGC encodes:
- a CDS encoding ABC transporter substrate-binding protein, with the protein product MTGRTGSRTKIIWLSAAVVLFAWGLARLSPAANDPLSQVKDAVQEVLRILQDEQLLAPDMKEERRKRVEAVVDTMFDFAKMSKHVLVGYWNERTPEERQRFKNLFARLVKQRYIGKIDNYTGQEVVFKKQRVKGDRALIYTSLIDKGIAIPITYKLFKNGDEWLVFDMKIENVSLVANYRQDFSSIIKKEGFDGLITRMRAKVAEVEAGGK